A region of Benincasa hispida cultivar B227 unplaced genomic scaffold, ASM972705v1 Contig159, whole genome shotgun sequence DNA encodes the following proteins:
- the LOC120068973 gene encoding 50S ribosomal protein L18 has product MVIPPPVKPARLTQYLKPYVLKMHFTNKYVSAQVVYSETATVASAASSQEKALRSSMESKSDVAAAAKIGKLLGERLLLKGIPAVCVHLKREQKYHGKVKAVIDSVREAGVKLL; this is encoded by the coding sequence ATGGTGATTCCTCCTCCAGTTAAGCCAGCAAGATTAACCCAATATCTAAAGCCATATGTCTTGAAGATGCACTTCACAAACAAGTATGTAAGTGCCCAGGTGGTCTACTCCGAAACGGCCACCGTTGCTTCGGCTGCAAGTTCACAAGAGAAGGCACTGCGGTCGAGCATGGAGTCGAAAAGTGATGTGGCTGCTGCTGCAAAGATTGGGAAATTGTTGGGAGAGAGGCTCTTGCTTAAGGGAATCCCAGCTGTTTGTGTGCACTTGAAAAGAGAACAAAAATATCATGGTAAGGTCAAAGCTGTTATTGATTCTGTGAGGGAAGCAGGTGTTAAGCTGCTTTGA